In a single window of the Orenia metallireducens genome:
- a CDS encoding HutP family protein codes for MLVKELMSSTIITVSPEATVGEAERLMSVNSIGKIVVEEDKKVLGIVTDGDLVNQHNLNIRIKEVMEAEVITINENKSIQEAAQLLSDNQISGVPVLNDEGELVGIITSSDIVSGYVKEERTAKLSPESSAIYLSMTRSREYENYWLDKIKGYGYRVAITQTGANAENLPIKLRESTTVAAIARGVIKENLREKMAVSNAVKDAYTQLNLVNPGLGGGFKVAIVRGEGRLAVAVFGKFGHALVDGPEQLSVGMSVI; via the coding sequence ATGTTAGTTAAAGAACTAATGAGTTCGACCATAATTACAGTAAGTCCAGAAGCAACTGTTGGAGAAGCAGAACGGTTAATGAGTGTAAATAGTATTGGGAAAATAGTAGTAGAAGAAGATAAGAAAGTATTGGGGATTGTAACTGATGGAGATTTAGTAAATCAGCATAATTTAAATATACGTATTAAAGAGGTTATGGAAGCAGAAGTAATCACAATAAATGAAAATAAGAGTATTCAAGAGGCTGCTCAGCTATTATCAGATAATCAGATTAGCGGAGTTCCTGTCTTGAATGATGAAGGAGAGCTTGTTGGTATTATTACTTCTTCTGATATTGTTTCAGGTTATGTCAAAGAAGAGAGAACTGCAAAATTATCTCCAGAAAGCTCTGCGATTTACTTATCAATGACTAGAAGTAGAGAATATGAAAACTACTGGTTAGATAAGATTAAAGGTTATGGATATAGAGTAGCTATTACCCAAACTGGTGCTAATGCTGAAAATTTGCCTATTAAATTAAGAGAGAGCACAACAGTAGCAGCAATTGCTCGTGGAGTTATTAAAGAAAATTTAAGAGAAAAGATGGCTGTATCTAATGCTGTTAAGGATGCTTATACTCAACTTAATCTAGTTAACCCTGGCTTAGGTGGAGGATTTAAAGTTGCTATTGTAAGAGGTGAGGGTAGACTAGCAGTAGCTGTATTTGGAAAGTTTGGACATGCTTTGGTTGATGGTCCAGAACAGCTATCTGTTGGTATGAGTGTAATTTAA
- the ispF gene encoding 2-C-methyl-D-erythritol 2,4-cyclodiphosphate synthase: protein MRVGIGYDVHKLVEGESLILGGVKIDYSHGLEGHSDADVLLHAIKDALLGAVGEGDIGRHFPDNDPQYKGISSLKLLAEVSKLLFNKGFELNNLDGVIIAQKPKLASYIKEIEENIAQVLNADLDKVNIKATTTERLGFVGREEGIAAEAIVSVKER, encoded by the coding sequence ATGAGAGTAGGTATTGGCTACGATGTTCATAAATTGGTAGAAGGTGAAAGTTTAATATTAGGTGGAGTTAAGATAGATTATTCCCATGGATTAGAGGGTCACTCTGATGCTGATGTTTTATTACATGCTATTAAAGATGCTTTATTAGGAGCAGTTGGAGAAGGGGATATTGGGCGTCACTTTCCTGACAATGACCCTCAATATAAAGGTATTTCTAGTTTAAAATTATTGGCTGAAGTAAGTAAACTACTCTTTAATAAAGGTTTTGAGCTTAATAATTTGGATGGTGTAATTATTGCTCAAAAGCCTAAACTAGCATCTTATATCAAAGAAATAGAAGAGAATATAGCTCAGGTTCTAAATGCTGATTTAGATAAAGTAAACATCAAGGCAACAACTACAGAAAGATTGGGTTTTGTTGGCAGAGAAGAAGGGATTGCAGCAGAAGCAATAGTAAGTGTAAAAGAAAGGTAG
- the ispD gene encoding 2-C-methyl-D-erythritol 4-phosphate cytidylyltransferase: MKVSVVIPAAGQGKRMEANKNKQFLLLDSKPILAHTITIFESSSSIDEIILVAESEELDYCQSEIIHKYNFNKVSKIVEGGATRQESVYNGLKGVAEDTDFILIHDGARPLLTNELIEHIITEVEKYQAVAIGVPVKDTIKIINQDKVIVDTPKRDNLIAIQTPQAFRRDLILEAYQRACEDDYLGTDSSSLVERLNKEVRVIEGSYENLKITTPEDLELAERIISRRLV; this comes from the coding sequence ATGAAGGTAAGTGTAGTAATTCCAGCAGCAGGACAAGGTAAGAGAATGGAAGCTAATAAGAACAAGCAGTTTTTATTATTAGATAGTAAGCCGATTTTGGCACATACAATTACTATCTTTGAAAGCAGTTCTAGTATTGATGAGATTATATTGGTTGCTGAAAGTGAAGAGTTAGACTATTGTCAATCTGAAATCATACATAAATATAATTTTAATAAAGTGAGTAAAATAGTAGAAGGTGGAGCAACAAGACAAGAATCGGTCTATAATGGATTAAAAGGGGTAGCTGAGGATACTGATTTTATTTTAATTCACGATGGTGCTCGACCATTGTTGACAAATGAGCTAATTGAACATATAATTACAGAGGTTGAAAAGTATCAGGCGGTGGCTATTGGTGTTCCAGTAAAAGATACAATCAAAATAATCAATCAAGATAAAGTTATTGTTGATACTCCAAAAAGGGATAATTTAATTGCTATTCAGACACCACAGGCTTTTAGAAGGGATTTGATATTAGAGGCTTATCAAAGAGCCTGTGAGGATGATTATTTAGGAACAGATAGCTCTAGCTTAGTAGAAAGGTTGAATAAAGAGGTAAGAGTTATAGAAGGCTCTTATGAAAATTTAAAGATAACTACTCCAGAAGATTTGGAATTGGCAGAAAGAATTATATCAAGGAGGTTGGTATGA
- a CDS encoding PIN/TRAM domain-containing protein, which yields MLNKFWRLIFATVGGVLGYQIVDYLNLSEEITLNLYNLVTNNNIYGIIAGALLGFILLPYIVEKLVQIIVKFENNLEGIPGKDIIAGICGLIVGLLLGVLVVVAFSIQSIPTFGLWIQIIVNLILGYLGWTLAVNKSKELFNTIIQAHKKDNLVEANNSETLGATYKILDTSAIIDGRIADICQTDFIEGVMIIPKFVLEELQHIADSPDLLKRNRGRRGLDILKKIQKELEITVEIYEEDFHDTDEVDSKLVKLAKLLNGKVITNDYNLNKVAELQGVSVLNINQLANAVKPVVLPGEEMEVKIIKDGKEPGQGIGYLDDGTMIVVDHGKDYIGDNIDILVTSILQTSAGRMIFAKPKFLARQAL from the coding sequence ATGTTAAATAAATTTTGGAGATTAATTTTTGCTACTGTTGGAGGGGTTTTAGGTTATCAGATTGTAGATTATTTAAATTTATCAGAAGAGATAACTTTGAATTTGTACAACCTTGTTACAAATAATAATATCTATGGAATAATAGCTGGAGCTTTACTAGGATTTATACTATTACCTTATATAGTAGAGAAGCTTGTACAGATTATAGTGAAATTTGAAAATAATTTAGAAGGAATTCCTGGTAAGGATATCATAGCAGGCATTTGTGGATTAATAGTTGGGTTACTTTTAGGAGTATTGGTTGTAGTTGCTTTTTCAATACAGTCTATTCCAACATTTGGTTTATGGATTCAAATAATTGTTAATTTAATTTTAGGTTATTTAGGTTGGACTCTAGCAGTTAATAAGAGTAAGGAATTATTTAATACTATAATACAAGCTCATAAGAAGGATAATTTAGTAGAAGCTAATAATTCAGAAACTTTAGGAGCAACTTATAAAATTTTAGATACAAGTGCAATTATTGATGGTAGGATAGCTGATATATGTCAAACTGATTTTATTGAAGGTGTAATGATTATACCTAAATTTGTTTTAGAGGAATTACAACATATTGCTGATTCTCCCGACCTTTTAAAGAGAAATCGTGGTAGAAGAGGTTTGGATATTTTAAAGAAAATCCAAAAAGAGTTAGAGATAACTGTGGAGATTTATGAAGAGGATTTTCATGATACTGATGAAGTAGATAGTAAATTGGTTAAATTGGCTAAGCTTTTAAATGGTAAAGTAATTACTAATGATTATAATTTAAATAAAGTAGCTGAATTACAAGGTGTTTCTGTTTTAAATATTAATCAATTAGCTAATGCAGTTAAACCAGTAGTATTGCCAGGAGAAGAGATGGAAGTCAAGATTATTAAAGATGGAAAAGAACCAGGACAAGGGATAGGTTATTTAGATGATGGTACAATGATTGTTGTTGACCATGGTAAAGATTATATTGGTGATAATATAGATATTCTGGTTACAAGTATTTTACAGACATCTGCTGGTAGAATGATATTTGCTAAGCCTAAATTTTTAGCTAGACAAGCTTTATAG
- a CDS encoding CarD family transcriptional regulator, producing MFEVGDKIVYPNHGAGTIIDIEQKEILGEKKQYYIMKLPIGDMKVMIPKDNVEEIGLRNVVDSNMVSKVYQVLKGDQSEMSQNWNRRFRANTEKIKTGDIFEVAEVVRNLTIRDIVKGLSTGEKKMLNNSRQILISELVLAEGKDEKEVEEKINTIFEEQEFEEE from the coding sequence ATGTTTGAAGTGGGAGATAAGATTGTTTATCCAAATCACGGTGCTGGGACAATTATAGATATAGAACAAAAAGAGATTTTAGGAGAGAAGAAGCAATATTATATTATGAAATTACCAATTGGTGATATGAAGGTGATGATTCCTAAAGATAATGTGGAAGAGATTGGACTTCGTAATGTAGTAGATAGCAATATGGTTTCTAAAGTTTATCAAGTTCTAAAGGGAGATCAAAGTGAGATGTCTCAAAATTGGAATCGACGTTTTAGGGCTAATACTGAGAAGATAAAGACTGGTGATATCTTTGAGGTGGCAGAGGTTGTTAGGAATTTAACTATTAGAGATATAGTTAAAGGTCTATCTACAGGAGAAAAGAAGATGTTAAATAATTCTCGACAAATCTTAATTAGTGAATTAGTTTTAGCTGAGGGTAAGGATGAAAAGGAAGTTGAAGAAAAAATCAATACTATATTTGAGGAACAAGAATTTGAAGAAGAATAA
- the disA gene encoding DNA integrity scanning diadenylate cyclase DisA: MSFNDEEFTEILKLVAPGTPFREGLENVLRAKTGALIVVGDSEEVLAAVDGGFNINCELTPTRLYELAKMDGAIVLSSDTQRILCANTQLVPDPSISSVETGTRHRTAERIAKQTGELVVSISQRRNIITLYKEDKRYILEEISSILAKANQATQTLEKYRSVLDQVLTNLSALEFEDLVTISDVATTIQRTEMVLRIAEEIEKYINELGNEGRLIKMQLEELVANVKEEGLLIIKDYQAEMEGEEEVDGEESIDIFEKFSSYASDELLSLSTISKHLGYGGNINALDLSISPRGYRLLRKIPRLPMVVIENLVEVFGDFQEVLNASIDELDDVDGIGEVRAQAIKEGLKRLRDQVLLDRHI, from the coding sequence ATGAGTTTCAATGATGAAGAGTTTACTGAAATTTTAAAACTTGTTGCTCCAGGAACCCCTTTTAGAGAAGGATTAGAGAATGTTTTACGAGCTAAGACTGGAGCTTTAATTGTAGTTGGTGATAGTGAAGAGGTCTTAGCGGCTGTTGATGGAGGCTTTAATATTAATTGTGAGTTAACTCCTACTAGGTTATATGAACTTGCTAAGATGGATGGAGCAATTGTATTAAGTAGTGATACTCAAAGAATTTTGTGTGCTAATACACAACTGGTACCTGATCCTTCAATTTCTTCAGTAGAAACAGGTACTAGACACCGTACTGCTGAACGAATAGCTAAACAAACTGGAGAACTTGTTGTATCAATTTCTCAAAGAAGAAATATAATAACTTTATATAAAGAAGATAAGAGGTATATATTAGAAGAGATTAGTAGTATCTTAGCAAAAGCTAATCAAGCAACCCAGACTTTAGAAAAGTATAGAAGTGTTTTAGACCAAGTTTTAACCAATTTGAGTGCTTTGGAATTTGAAGATTTAGTTACTATCTCTGATGTAGCTACTACTATTCAAAGAACAGAGATGGTTTTAAGAATTGCAGAGGAGATTGAAAAGTATATTAATGAATTAGGTAATGAAGGGCGCTTAATTAAGATGCAGTTAGAAGAACTAGTGGCTAATGTTAAAGAAGAAGGATTGTTAATTATTAAGGATTATCAAGCTGAGATGGAGGGTGAAGAAGAGGTAGATGGGGAAGAGTCTATTGATATTTTTGAGAAATTCTCTTCATATGCATCTGATGAGTTACTCAGTTTATCCACAATAAGTAAACACTTAGGTTATGGTGGAAATATAAATGCTTTAGATTTATCTATTTCACCTAGAGGCTATAGGCTATTAAGAAAGATCCCGCGTCTACCAATGGTAGTTATTGAAAATCTAGTAGAGGTTTTTGGTGATTTCCAAGAGGTGCTTAATGCATCTATTGATGAACTTGATGATGTTGATGGAATTGGTGAAGTAAGAGCTCAGGCGATAAAAGAAGGATTGAAGAGATTAAGAGACCAAGTCTTATTAGATCGGCATATTTAG